One Bombyx mori chromosome 28, ASM3026992v2 DNA segment encodes these proteins:
- the LOC105842991 gene encoding A-kinase anchor protein 17A isoform X2, which translates to MQIIGVQAATGMEIKEAGFPQEEISTERPNTQIILKEPEIDWNTPSTSSQPTVAPPTPTEAPPPVINEEEEWNPPPQKKRKNNLTKMFLDIEKQERKKEERRKKRRKNRKAREYASERDRVYEELERDRLRVREFEVRERVRQRDEELRMQGQWLEFMKEAMEAFVRFMERKS; encoded by the exons ATGCAGATAATTGGAGTGCAGGCAGCTACTGGCATGGAGATAAAAGAAGCTGGGTTTCCACAA gaagAAATTTCAACTGAGAGGCCAAAtactcaaattattttaaaggaaCCGGAAATAG ATTGGAACACTCCTAGCACAAGCAGTCAACCAACAGTGGCTCCACCAACACCAACTGAGGCTCCCCCTCCAGTTATTAACGAGGAAGAGGAGTGGAACCCTCCGccacagaaaaaaagaaaaaacaatttaacaaaaatgtttttagatATAGAAAagcaagaaagaaagaaagaagaaagaagaaagaaaagaagaaagaacaGAAAGGCAAGGGAGTATGCTTCAGAGCGTGATAGGGTATATGAGGAATTAGAAAGAGATCGGTTGAGAGTTAGAGAATTTGAGGTACGTGAAAGAGTAAGACAGAGAGATGAAGAGCTACGGATGCAGGGTCAATGGCTGGAATTTATGAAAGAGGCAATGGAAGCTTTTGTGAGGTTTATGGAGAGAAAGTCTTAA
- the LOC105842991 gene encoding uncharacterized protein LOC105842991 isoform X1: protein MKVWSDYKNNCKKKCAKINRAASGTGGGPALHLLLTDQEQRVMQIIGVQAATGMEIKEAGFPQEEISTERPNTQIILKEPEIDWNTPSTSSQPTVAPPTPTEAPPPVINEEEEWNPPPQKKRKNNLTKMFLDIEKQERKKEERRKKRRKNRKAREYASERDRVYEELERDRLRVREFEVRERVRQRDEELRMQGQWLEFMKEAMEAFVRFMERKS, encoded by the exons atgaaGGTGTGGAGCGATTATAAGAATAATTGCAAGAAAAAGTGTGCTAAAATTAATAGAGCTGCTAGTGGCACTGGTGGCGGACCAGCGCTCCATTTATTATTGACTGACCAGGAACAAAGGGTCATGCAGATAATTGGAGTGCAGGCAGCTACTGGCATGGAGATAAAAGAAGCTGGGTTTCCACAA gaagAAATTTCAACTGAGAGGCCAAAtactcaaattattttaaaggaaCCGGAAATAG ATTGGAACACTCCTAGCACAAGCAGTCAACCAACAGTGGCTCCACCAACACCAACTGAGGCTCCCCCTCCAGTTATTAACGAGGAAGAGGAGTGGAACCCTCCGccacagaaaaaaagaaaaaacaatttaacaaaaatgtttttagatATAGAAAagcaagaaagaaagaaagaagaaagaagaaagaaaagaagaaagaacaGAAAGGCAAGGGAGTATGCTTCAGAGCGTGATAGGGTATATGAGGAATTAGAAAGAGATCGGTTGAGAGTTAGAGAATTTGAGGTACGTGAAAGAGTAAGACAGAGAGATGAAGAGCTACGGATGCAGGGTCAATGGCTGGAATTTATGAAAGAGGCAATGGAAGCTTTTGTGAGGTTTATGGAGAGAAAGTCTTAA